Genomic DNA from Candidatus Bathyarchaeota archaeon:
CGCAGAGTACACAGATGCCTTTTATTGTAGGCCTCTCATCTTCAGCTGGAATCAGAACGTTTACAGGACATGCTGCTATGCATGTTCCACAGAACATGCATAGGCCTGTGTTCACAACCTCCTTGAGGAGGGTACCCCACACCTTAAGTTCAGGTT
This window encodes:
- a CDS encoding 4Fe-4S binding protein; this translates as MFCGTCIAACPVNVLIPAEDERPTIKGICVLC